The Gemella haemolysans genome includes a region encoding these proteins:
- a CDS encoding LapA family protein — protein sequence MDNKLPYKVFGIVIAFVSIITFFIMNYNSVPVSFIFFTVKLPLTILFFVCFFIGMILASLYWRQKYKTLSKKYERTEKLLFTKEQLEEDKKE from the coding sequence ATGGATAATAAATTACCTTATAAAGTATTTGGTATAGTAATAGCCTTTGTATCAATAATAACATTCTTTATAATGAATTATAATTCTGTACCTGTTTCATTTATTTTCTTTACGGTGAAATTACCGTTAACAATTCTATTTTTTGTATGTTTCTTTATAGGAATGATACTTGCTAGTTTGTATTGGCGTCAAAAATATAAAACTCTTTCTAAGAAATACGAAAGAACAGAAAAGTTATTATTTACCAAAGAACAATTAGAAGAAGATAAAAAAGAATAA
- the recJ gene encoding single-stranded-DNA-specific exonuclease RecJ produces the protein MGIKYNWIYPTYDESFIKEIESYNISKNVAKILNARSITDMSSVKKYFSDEYEEGYDPFLMHDMQKAVDRINEAIENEEKILVYGDYDADGITSTVLLVETLISLGANVSSYIPNRFEEGYGPNKEAFTKIIESGISLIITVDNGIAGVEEVDLANELGCDVIITDHHKIQDTIPNAYAIIHPEHPEGNYPFKKLAGVGVAFKLAHALLEIFPDFLLDLVAIGTIADMVSITDENRIFVKQGLELINEDPRIGLKMLLELSNIDTKVDEQTIGFYIGPKLNSIGRMDSAKLGLSFLMAEDAETARVLAEQIEKYNIERKQVTEDIVKDVIDQIENSSKKDNNVLMISGDYHEGVLGIVASNIVEKYQRPVFIMNNKEGILKGSARSIFDFNIYTAMNKISDLFLAFGGHTLAAGFSFDEINLDKIQEFLNCEYEKFKKNNELKSTKKIDIVTSLEEISYQFLNSLEILKPFGMDFEKPTVLLENAMVLNKSYFGSDNQYLRLTIADEVGNLECITFKDSVAFEKVEKNDIIDLLCTIDKNNFNGRTKLQAHIIDIDIKEFLFEDLRFINYDISQIDNKAIKISKKIDNRDINYYLYKDIEKLEENIEDIYLLDIPNSKEYIEKLVNLKPKKIYLICEEKQVLSDVYLIDKDRLIKLFNIILSIPNKQINITQQLDKLLTTLKTNVDSLKIMIQIFRELNLITFENNTIKLNENYKKVDLKQSASFVRMESIFEVEKLLLKENITNINKAFDKN, from the coding sequence ATGGGAATTAAATACAATTGGATATATCCAACATATGATGAAAGTTTTATAAAAGAAATAGAATCGTATAATATTTCAAAAAACGTTGCTAAAATATTAAATGCTCGTTCTATTACTGATATGTCATCAGTAAAAAAATATTTTTCAGATGAATATGAAGAAGGATATGATCCGTTTCTAATGCATGATATGCAAAAAGCTGTTGATAGAATTAATGAAGCGATCGAAAATGAGGAGAAGATTCTAGTATATGGGGATTATGATGCAGATGGTATAACTTCAACAGTTTTATTAGTTGAAACACTGATTTCTTTAGGTGCAAATGTCTCATCATACATACCTAATAGATTCGAAGAGGGGTATGGACCGAATAAAGAAGCATTTACTAAAATTATTGAATCTGGTATTTCATTAATTATTACAGTCGATAATGGGATTGCAGGTGTAGAAGAAGTAGATTTAGCTAATGAATTAGGATGTGATGTTATTATTACAGACCACCATAAGATTCAAGATACAATTCCAAATGCATATGCAATTATTCATCCCGAGCATCCAGAAGGAAATTATCCTTTCAAAAAACTTGCAGGGGTAGGTGTAGCATTTAAACTTGCACATGCTCTTCTAGAAATTTTTCCTGATTTTCTTTTAGACTTAGTTGCAATTGGAACTATCGCTGATATGGTATCAATTACAGATGAGAATAGAATATTTGTTAAACAGGGATTAGAACTAATAAATGAAGATCCGCGTATTGGTTTGAAAATGTTACTTGAATTATCAAATATTGATACAAAAGTAGATGAACAAACAATAGGCTTTTACATAGGACCAAAACTAAACTCTATTGGTAGAATGGATAGTGCTAAATTAGGTCTTTCATTCCTAATGGCAGAAGATGCTGAAACTGCTAGAGTATTGGCAGAACAAATTGAAAAGTACAATATTGAACGTAAACAAGTTACTGAAGATATTGTTAAAGATGTTATTGATCAAATAGAGAATTCTAGTAAGAAAGATAATAATGTACTTATGATATCTGGAGATTATCATGAAGGCGTTCTAGGAATAGTAGCATCCAATATAGTAGAAAAATATCAAAGACCTGTATTTATTATGAATAATAAAGAGGGTATTTTAAAAGGATCAGCTAGAAGCATTTTTGATTTTAACATCTACACAGCTATGAATAAAATTTCTGATTTATTTTTAGCATTTGGTGGACATACACTTGCTGCTGGTTTTTCGTTTGATGAAATTAATCTAGACAAAATACAAGAATTTCTAAATTGTGAATATGAAAAGTTTAAGAAGAATAATGAATTAAAATCAACTAAAAAAATAGATATTGTTACTAGCTTAGAAGAAATAAGCTATCAATTTCTAAATTCACTTGAAATATTAAAACCATTTGGTATGGACTTTGAGAAACCAACGGTATTATTAGAGAATGCAATGGTACTAAATAAATCTTATTTCGGATCAGATAACCAGTATCTAAGACTAACAATTGCTGATGAAGTAGGAAACCTAGAATGTATCACTTTTAAAGATAGTGTTGCATTTGAAAAAGTTGAGAAGAATGATATCATTGATTTATTATGTACAATTGATAAAAATAACTTTAACGGTCGTACAAAATTACAAGCTCATATAATAGATATAGATATTAAAGAATTCTTATTTGAAGACTTAAGATTTATTAATTATGACATTTCCCAAATTGATAATAAAGCAATAAAAATTTCTAAAAAAATTGATAACAGGGATATCAATTATTATCTATATAAAGATATTGAAAAATTAGAAGAAAATATTGAAGATATCTACTTATTAGACATTCCAAATAGTAAAGAATATATTGAGAAATTAGTTAATTTAAAACCTAAGAAAATATATTTAATTTGTGAAGAAAAACAAGTTTTATCAGATGTTTATTTAATAGATAAAGATAGATTGATAAAACTATTTAACATTATTCTATCTATTCCAAATAAACAAATTAATATTACACAGCAATTAGATAAACTGTTAACAACATTAAAAACAAATGTGGATAGTTTGAAAATCATGATTCAAATTTTTAGAGAATTAAATCTTATAACTTTTGAGAATAATACCATTAAATTGAATGAAAACTATAAAAAAGTTGATTTAAAACAATCAGCAAGTTTTGTTAGAATGGAAAGTATATTCGAAGTTGAAAAGTTATTACTAAAAGAGAATATAACGAATATTAACAAAGCTTTTGATAAAAATTAA
- a CDS encoding DsbA family protein, translating to MKILYFWDAYCGWCYGFDKLFTEFYKNHTDIEIDIVSGGLFIGENSKKIGEYTNIAEGNKKISEMYNIEFGEGYKKVLEEGEMVLNSLHPAIALNTVKEFITNSKLLDYAYDMQCKFFVEGKSLSDIATYLELCDKYEIDSSDLALKLTIAFKNTNPIHPDFLRTLNLGIESYPTAVLEKDGEYYDLRGYATEPEDIEIHYNLIAKRF from the coding sequence ATGAAAATATTATATTTTTGGGATGCATACTGTGGTTGGTGCTATGGTTTTGATAAATTATTTACTGAGTTTTACAAGAATCATACAGACATAGAAATTGATATTGTCTCTGGTGGATTATTTATTGGTGAAAACAGTAAAAAAATCGGAGAGTACACAAATATAGCAGAAGGAAATAAAAAAATTTCAGAAATGTATAATATTGAGTTTGGAGAAGGGTATAAAAAAGTACTTGAAGAGGGTGAGATGGTATTAAATTCACTTCATCCTGCGATTGCTTTAAATACAGTAAAAGAATTTATCACAAATTCAAAATTATTAGATTATGCATATGATATGCAATGTAAGTTTTTTGTTGAAGGTAAAAGTTTAAGTGATATTGCAACATATTTAGAACTATGTGACAAATATGAAATCGATAGTTCTGATTTGGCCTTAAAACTTACAATTGCTTTTAAAAATACGAATCCGATTCATCCAGATTTTCTAAGAACACTTAACTTAGGTATAGAATCTTATCCTACTGCAGTATTAGAAAAAGATGGAGAATACTACGATTTACGTGGTTATGCTACAGAACCAGAAGATATCGAAATACATTATAATTTGATAGCTAAAAGATTCTAA
- a CDS encoding NEAT domain-containing protein, translated as MNKKYNNKLIIGLAVPICLSIGSVDFNYSKLNLNSNVVYAQDQQSTGFKVYEPEIGASGSLEIAVEGQDTSDTLFNRYWSKIDKLLIDGKDFGFNNQASASKNYSLFNSIIYVNNSEITNHYNKQDKHKIEIIFKDGSKAVYEDKGYVDPTAKPKLINEGLKIVEPQLDSDSLIFFLEGSDIYRNYWTKVTKLTVDGKDFGFDNQNTNSKFYKLYDGQVTAVDKAITEHYKKQDKHKIEFTFTDGSKTTYEDTGYVEPSNDTPAPSKENETDTNKPASNAKYTISKLDQGKNWKDEKHLTLELSDTSVYDNFVEEIASVTLNGTTVNKDVFKDKVETSKYLGIRIFNEDLVKALKDSDNKLEVKLVDGTIISYPTSTDKKEDVKPTEPKQEVPTTSSSYAQKDLVSKVEKNGYGDELNISLVNGFKAEDVLKNTKEVIINGKSFDKSLFNKNWKDQIVTFDDGGESLKAFKAWNFDGDNTIVFKANDGSESKAYTTGNKVVEEKPVSEKTPEKQEEKTYSLTDKLEDGEYTLGFNALYADGRQGTSMLEGFFDKNVKLVVKDGKMSITMLNTLFAHGLYDFAIQNKGKWESGVKENFGEKNSAGQYDRALFTLPVEDLDQVHLGGVIVSYGGALESDKGNFDKYTTVKLKFKPEIKKGWNGFELVEKNNEERKKSDDLLQKKLIANGVDTNKDGKVTEDELKNFTGDINIGSLEIDGKVDKGAIYNLDLLKHMGPGVKSFTSDSNNFGELPEDLFKNAVNIERINLGGNGVTKLPENLFANNKKLKTVNLSSNNLGNIPEGLFANNPELESVEFSQSWLSTLPTNVFANNKKLKTVSLSNNKIVSLPDDLFNNNSALTFLSFTDNELTKLPASVANLSSLTQLYAANNKLTSLPENGVNLTKLNTLALNNNHIASLSDELWKTLAKNKATVRLVNNQISNIPLDLIKANGSLQILDIANNNLPATLPYNDSDTKLLGISPEITQGYYPQKQAIELNVVAKDNKITIQPKDEKLTILNLLHWYRGRSEFYGGEGILQGLEKYKEFLSKQTKPMAELLKSDDYGRNWYIVTKVERIRGNEIKEISSSSVSNEDDKKLEITDNDMKAGDKYRITKTLFEKNATNIDDKLVELITTVDADVKKEEPKVEDKKDEKPTEQPKVEEKPQVTPEQPKVEEKPQVTPEQPKSEENTQTPAVEQPSNPTNDDKLNNLKDTLVAKLPGDEEVIVKFKAKDVTGIHFVAQNSNEQKVNEVKELVKNLDENLNVVKTFDLFFTDDNGNVINNNGETRAVTVAVLAKDNETLEVYYVNGDKLEKVPSSYSDGKLTFYTDHFSTYTIVSRTNNNRSHNQDSNTNSTLSTQNNNTNVGNNPISQRFNNILPKTGLTENSVGALLLGILGIRLAVLGFRRKR; from the coding sequence ATGAACAAAAAATATAATAATAAATTAATAATTGGATTAGCAGTACCTATCTGTTTAAGTATAGGTTCAGTAGATTTCAATTATTCTAAACTAAATCTTAATTCTAATGTAGTTTATGCACAAGATCAACAGAGCACAGGTTTTAAAGTATACGAACCAGAGATTGGAGCTAGTGGTTCTTTAGAAATAGCAGTTGAAGGTCAAGACACATCAGATACTTTATTTAATAGATACTGGAGTAAAATTGATAAGCTATTAATAGACGGAAAGGATTTTGGTTTTAATAATCAAGCATCTGCATCAAAAAACTATTCATTATTTAACAGTATTATTTATGTTAATAATAGTGAAATAACTAATCATTATAATAAACAAGACAAACACAAAATAGAAATTATTTTTAAAGATGGCTCAAAAGCTGTATATGAAGATAAAGGATATGTAGATCCAACAGCTAAACCAAAATTAATTAATGAAGGTTTGAAGATTGTAGAACCACAATTAGACAGTGATTCTTTAATTTTCTTTTTAGAAGGATCGGATATTTATAGAAATTATTGGACAAAAGTAACTAAACTTACAGTAGATGGAAAAGATTTTGGGTTTGATAACCAAAATACTAACAGTAAATTTTATAAACTATATGATGGACAAGTAACTGCTGTAGATAAAGCAATAACTGAGCATTATAAAAAACAAGATAAACATAAAATTGAATTTACATTTACAGATGGCTCAAAAACAACATATGAAGATACTGGGTATGTAGAGCCAAGTAATGATACACCTGCACCATCAAAAGAAAATGAAACTGATACTAACAAACCAGCTTCAAATGCTAAATATACTATTTCTAAATTAGATCAAGGTAAAAACTGGAAAGATGAAAAACACTTAACTTTAGAGTTATCTGATACATCTGTTTATGATAATTTTGTTGAAGAAATAGCTAGTGTGACACTAAATGGTACAACTGTAAATAAAGATGTTTTCAAAGATAAAGTAGAAACTTCAAAATATCTTGGAATCAGAATCTTTAACGAAGACTTAGTTAAGGCTTTAAAAGATTCTGACAACAAACTAGAAGTTAAACTTGTTGATGGAACAATAATTTCATATCCAACATCAACAGATAAAAAAGAAGATGTAAAACCTACAGAACCAAAACAAGAGGTGCCTACAACAAGTTCTTCATATGCTCAAAAAGATTTAGTTTCTAAAGTAGAAAAGAACGGGTACGGAGATGAATTAAACATTTCGCTTGTTAATGGATTTAAAGCGGAAGATGTTCTTAAAAATACTAAAGAAGTAATTATTAATGGAAAATCATTTGATAAATCACTATTTAATAAAAACTGGAAAGATCAAATCGTTACTTTCGACGATGGTGGAGAAAGTCTTAAAGCATTTAAAGCTTGGAACTTTGATGGAGATAATACAATTGTATTTAAAGCAAATGACGGAAGCGAAAGTAAAGCATATACTACTGGTAATAAAGTAGTTGAAGAAAAACCAGTATCAGAAAAAACTCCTGAAAAACAAGAAGAAAAAACTTATTCACTTACTGATAAATTAGAAGATGGTGAATATACTTTAGGATTTAATGCTTTATACGCTGATGGAAGACAAGGTACTTCAATGCTAGAAGGATTCTTTGACAAAAATGTGAAATTAGTAGTTAAAGATGGGAAAATGAGTATTACAATGTTAAATACATTATTTGCTCATGGTTTATATGATTTTGCCATCCAAAACAAAGGTAAATGGGAATCAGGTGTGAAAGAAAACTTTGGTGAGAAGAACTCAGCAGGACAATACGACAGAGCGTTATTTACTCTTCCGGTTGAAGATCTAGACCAAGTACACTTAGGTGGTGTTATAGTTTCTTATGGGGGCGCTTTAGAAAGTGATAAAGGAAACTTCGACAAATATACTACTGTTAAATTGAAATTTAAACCTGAAATTAAAAAAGGCTGGAATGGATTTGAGTTAGTAGAAAAAAATAATGAAGAACGTAAAAAAAGTGATGATCTTCTTCAGAAAAAATTAATCGCCAATGGGGTAGATACTAACAAAGACGGTAAAGTAACAGAAGATGAATTAAAAAACTTCACTGGTGATATCAACATTGGATCATTAGAGATTGATGGAAAAGTTGATAAAGGTGCTATTTACAACTTAGATTTACTAAAACACATGGGTCCTGGAGTTAAATCATTCACTTCTGATAGTAATAACTTTGGTGAATTACCAGAAGACTTATTCAAAAATGCAGTTAATATTGAGCGTATTAACTTAGGAGGAAACGGTGTTACTAAACTACCTGAAAACCTATTCGCTAATAACAAAAAATTAAAAACTGTAAACTTATCTTCTAACAACTTAGGTAATATCCCAGAAGGTTTGTTTGCAAATAATCCTGAATTAGAATCTGTTGAATTCAGTCAATCATGGCTATCTACATTACCGACAAATGTATTTGCTAATAATAAGAAGCTAAAAACTGTAAGTTTATCTAACAATAAAATAGTTTCACTTCCTGATGATTTATTTAATAATAATTCAGCTTTAACATTCTTATCATTCACAGATAATGAACTAACTAAACTTCCTGCTAGTGTTGCTAATTTATCTTCTTTAACACAGTTATATGCTGCTAATAACAAATTAACATCACTTCCAGAAAATGGAGTTAATTTAACAAAATTAAATACTCTAGCTTTAAATAATAACCATATCGCTAGCTTATCTGATGAATTATGGAAAACACTAGCTAAAAATAAAGCAACTGTAAGATTGGTAAATAACCAAATTAGTAATATACCGTTAGATTTAATTAAAGCAAATGGTAGTCTACAAATTCTTGATATCGCTAATAACAATTTACCAGCAACATTGCCGTATAATGATTCTGATACAAAATTATTAGGAATTTCTCCTGAAATAACACAAGGTTATTATCCACAAAAACAAGCTATCGAATTAAATGTTGTTGCAAAAGATAACAAGATTACAATTCAACCTAAAGATGAGAAATTAACTATTCTTAATCTTCTACACTGGTATAGAGGACGTTCTGAGTTTTATGGCGGAGAAGGTATCTTACAAGGTTTAGAAAAATATAAAGAATTCCTAAGTAAACAAACTAAACCTATGGCAGAACTACTTAAGAGTGATGATTATGGTCGTAACTGGTATATTGTTACTAAGGTAGAACGTATCCGTGGCAATGAAATTAAAGAAATTAGTTCTTCAAGTGTTTCTAATGAAGATGATAAAAAACTAGAAATTACTGATAATGATATGAAAGCAGGAGATAAATATAGAATTACTAAAACTTTATTCGAGAAAAATGCTACTAATATCGATGATAAATTAGTTGAACTTATAACTACAGTTGATGCTGATGTTAAAAAAGAAGAACCAAAAGTAGAAGATAAAAAAGATGAGAAACCTACTGAGCAACCTAAGGTTGAAGAAAAACCTCAAGTAACTCCAGAACAACCTAAAGTTGAAGAAAAACCTCAGGTAACACCAGAACAGCCTAAATCAGAGGAAAATACTCAAACACCAGCAGTTGAACAACCAAGTAACCCTACAAATGATGATAAACTTAACAATCTAAAAGATACACTTGTAGCTAAATTACCTGGAGATGAAGAAGTAATTGTAAAATTCAAGGCTAAAGATGTTACTGGTATTCACTTTGTTGCTCAAAATTCTAACGAACAAAAAGTAAATGAAGTAAAAGAATTAGTTAAGAATCTTGATGAGAATTTAAATGTTGTGAAAACTTTTGATCTATTCTTCACAGATGATAATGGAAATGTAATAAATAATAATGGTGAAACTAGAGCAGTTACTGTAGCTGTTCTTGCTAAAGATAATGAAACATTAGAAGTTTATTATGTAAATGGTGATAAATTAGAAAAAGTCCCAAGTTCATATTCAGATGGGAAATTAACATTCTATACAGATCACTTCAGTACATATACAATTGTTTCAAGAACAAATAACAATAGATCACATAACCAAGATTCTAATACAAACTCTACATTATCTACTCAAAATAACAATACTAATGTTGGAAACAATCCAATTTCACAAAGATTCAATAATATATTACCTAAAACAGGATTAACTGAAAATAGTGTTGGAGCATTATTACTAGGTATATTAGGTATTAGATTAGCTGTATTAGGCTTCAGAAGAAAAAGATAA
- a CDS encoding VanZ family protein has protein sequence MKSFLNSRKLTVFLFFVYLFILTWVIVAKMDWNLLLSSNISWINNPRVLLYPGVTWRTINLVPYRFGNFDIVEVLLNIIFFIPFSFYIKILYPKSSGLSAIILGFILSLIYESTQYILTIGFPDITDLIDNTLGACIGVIIINIISLIFKEKLRLYMNFILILLSGYIIYEIINIVS, from the coding sequence TTGAAATCTTTTCTAAACAGTAGAAAATTAACAGTTTTTCTATTTTTTGTATATTTATTTATTCTTACTTGGGTAATAGTAGCTAAAATGGATTGGAACCTACTTTTAAGTAGTAATATTTCATGGATAAATAATCCTCGTGTATTACTTTATCCTGGTGTAACTTGGAGAACAATCAATCTAGTACCATACAGATTTGGAAATTTTGACATTGTGGAAGTTTTACTTAATATAATTTTCTTTATACCTTTTAGCTTTTATATCAAAATACTATATCCTAAATCGTCTGGCTTAAGCGCTATAATTTTAGGATTTATATTAAGTTTAATATATGAATCTACTCAATATATCTTGACTATTGGGTTCCCTGATATAACAGATTTAATAGATAATACTTTAGGTGCTTGCATAGGAGTAATAATTATCAATATTATTTCTCTAATTTTCAAAGAAAAACTTAGATTGTATATGAATTTCATTTTAATACTTCTTTCGGGATATATTATTTATGAAATAATTAATATAGTATCTTAA
- a CDS encoding iron-sulfur cluster biosynthesis family protein has product MKITFTDSAVDYIYKKFESKDTSAYDIIIDYLDGNSPYSDNVNGCHCQVYDKYRILIVSKEDKNIKWDKYDKELSTNIGTVHYPSYYEVMFDKDNKFDYSETNFTLYLKSEAGIITEQVQLIIKK; this is encoded by the coding sequence ATGAAAATTACATTTACTGATTCAGCTGTGGATTATATTTATAAAAAATTTGAAAGTAAGGACACTAGTGCATATGATATTATTATCGACTATTTAGATGGAAATAGTCCCTATTCTGATAACGTTAATGGGTGTCATTGTCAAGTATATGATAAATATAGAATTCTAATTGTTTCTAAAGAAGATAAAAATATTAAGTGGGATAAATATGATAAGGAACTATCTACAAACATAGGTACTGTTCATTATCCTTCTTATTATGAAGTGATGTTTGATAAAGACAATAAATTTGATTATAGTGAGACGAATTTTACTTTATATTTAAAGAGCGAAGCGGGAATTATTACAGAACAAGTCCAATTAATAATTAAAAAATAA
- a CDS encoding adenine phosphoribosyltransferase: MNLEKYISIVENWPKEGISFKDITTLMADGEAYKYATDQIVNYAKERKVDVVVGPEARGFIIGCPVSYSLGIGFVPVRKPNKLPREVISYQYDLEYGSNTLTMHKDAIKPGQRVLITDDLLATGGTIEATIKLVEELGGIVVGIAFLIELDGLNGMDKLQGYDVLTLLKM; encoded by the coding sequence ATGAATTTAGAAAAATACATTTCAATCGTAGAAAATTGGCCAAAAGAAGGAATTAGTTTTAAAGATATTACTACATTAATGGCAGATGGTGAGGCATATAAATATGCTACTGATCAAATCGTTAACTATGCAAAAGAAAGAAAAGTTGATGTTGTAGTTGGACCAGAAGCACGTGGTTTTATCATTGGATGTCCTGTATCTTATTCATTAGGTATTGGGTTCGTTCCTGTTAGAAAACCTAATAAATTACCTCGTGAAGTTATTTCTTACCAATATGATTTAGAATATGGTAGTAACACTTTAACAATGCACAAAGATGCTATTAAACCAGGTCAACGTGTTCTTATCACTGACGATTTATTAGCTACTGGTGGAACAATTGAAGCAACTATTAAATTAGTAGAAGAATTAGGAGGAATCGTAGTAGGTATTGCATTCTTAATCGAACTAGATGGTCTAAATGGAATGGACAAACTACAAGGTTATGATGTTCTTACATTACTAAAAATGTAA